From Bombyx mori chromosome 3, ASM3026992v2, the proteins below share one genomic window:
- the LOC101743701 gene encoding NFU1 iron-sulfur cluster scaffold homolog, mitochondrial, which translates to MLRTPLRFLKSSKQCNRVLFASTLQRQTRKYHGLSGILKSDIPQKSPALFACFRTMFIQTQDTPNPNSLKFLPGTKVLEPGQTLDFPNIGAAHCSPLAKMLFRIDGVKAVFFGPEFITVTKQDDDVDWKLLKPEIFGTIMDFFASGLPVVTDAKPSGDTQINEDDDEIVQMIKELLDTRIRPTVQEDGGDVLFVDFKDGILRLKMQGSCSSCPSSIVTLKNGVQNMMQFYIPEVLAVEQIDDEGEKLSEKIFREFEQSKAKDANKDT; encoded by the exons ATGCTACGAACGCCACTACGCTTTTTAAAAAGTAGTAAACAGTGCAACCGTGTACTATTCGCATCAACTTTACAAAG GCAGACAAGAAAGTACCATGGACTATCAGGTATTTTAAAGTCTGACATTCCACAAAAGAGTCCAGCTCTTTTTGCATGCTTCCGTACCATGTTCATACAAACTCAAGACACACCAAATCCAAATAGCTTGAAGTTTTTACCTGGTACTAAAGTTCTGGAGCCGGGTCAAACTTTGGACTTTCCTAATATTGGAGCTGCACACTGCAGTCCACTTG CCAAAATGTTATTCCGCATTGATGGAGTGAAAGCAGTCTTCTTTGGACCAGAATTCATTACTGTAACAAAACAGGACGATGATGTTGATTGGAAGCTATTAAAACCTGAAATATTTGGTACAATAATGGATTTCTTTGCCAGCGGACTGCCTGTGGTAACAGATGCTAAACCTTCGGGTGATACTC AGATAAAtgaagatgatgatgaaatagTTCAAATGATAAAAGAATTGCTGGACACAAGGATTCGTCCTACTGTACAAGAAGATGGTGGCGATGTACTGTTTGTTGATTTTAAAGATGGAATCCTGAGGCTAAAGATGCAAGGATCGTGCTCTTCTTGTCCAAGCTCTATTGTAACTTTAAAAAATGGG GTACAGAATATGATGCAGTTTTACATACCAGAAGTTTTGGCTGTCGAACAAATAGACGATGAAGGCGAAAAGCTAAGCGAAAAAATCTTCCGGGAATTCGAGCAAAGTAAAGCCAAGGATGCAAACAAAGATACATAA